The following are from one region of the Sphingomonas sp. J315 genome:
- a CDS encoding SDR family oxidoreductase, with translation MKTILITGSSSGYGLETARHFHARGWRVIATMRTPRLDILPRCERIRVIGLDVTRPESISAAIEAAGPIDALVNNAGIGAIGVAEAMAMHKVREIFETNTFGVMAMTQAVIPGFRAQRSGVVVNVTSSAVLGPMPLVSVYTASKTAIEGFTGALAHELAAFGIRAKLVQPGYGPTTRFIQNSGTRIEDAIPAAYMPFAEPVLTAFATPAQFTTEADVADGVWRAVHDETGQLSFPAGPDAVALAGAR, from the coding sequence CCGGCAGTTCCTCGGGCTATGGCCTCGAAACCGCCCGCCACTTCCACGCCCGGGGCTGGCGCGTCATTGCGACGATGCGCACGCCGCGGCTCGACATCCTGCCCCGTTGCGAGCGCATTCGCGTGATCGGACTCGACGTCACACGGCCGGAGAGCATCTCCGCCGCGATCGAAGCTGCCGGGCCGATCGACGCGCTAGTCAACAATGCCGGCATCGGCGCGATCGGCGTGGCTGAAGCGATGGCGATGCACAAGGTGCGCGAAATCTTCGAAACCAACACCTTTGGCGTGATGGCAATGACCCAGGCAGTCATCCCCGGTTTCCGCGCGCAGCGATCGGGCGTGGTCGTCAATGTCACGTCGAGCGCAGTGCTGGGCCCGATGCCCCTGGTGTCGGTCTATACGGCCAGCAAGACCGCGATCGAGGGGTTCACCGGTGCGCTCGCGCACGAACTCGCCGCTTTCGGCATCCGCGCCAAGCTGGTCCAACCCGGCTATGGTCCGACCACGCGCTTCATCCAAAATTCGGGCACGCGGATCGAGGATGCGATACCTGCGGCTTACATGCCCTTCGCCGAGCCGGTGCTAACCGCCTTCGCCACCCCGGCGCAGTTCACGACCGAAGCGGATGTGGCTGACGGCGTGTGGCGCGCGGTCCATGACGAAACCGGGCAACTCAGCTTTCCCGCAGGTCCGGACGCGGTAGCGCTGGCTGGCGCGCGCTGA
- the moaD gene encoding molybdopterin converting factor subunit 1, translated as MRLLYFAWVRETIGVGEEDVHPPEAVRTVADLIDWLGGRSDRHAQAFADPARLRAAVDQKFVALDALLGSPREVAIFPPVTGG; from the coding sequence ATGCGGCTGCTCTATTTCGCCTGGGTCCGCGAGACGATCGGGGTGGGCGAGGAGGACGTGCACCCGCCCGAAGCGGTGCGAACCGTCGCCGATCTGATCGACTGGCTGGGCGGACGCAGCGACAGGCACGCGCAGGCGTTCGCCGACCCGGCACGGCTGCGCGCTGCAGTAGATCAGAAGTTCGTGGCGCTCGACGCCCTGCTGGGATCGCCGCGTGAAGTTGCGATCTTCCCTCCGGTGACTGGCGGATGA
- the pgsA gene encoding CDP-diacylglycerol--glycerol-3-phosphate 3-phosphatidyltransferase yields MLTLPNVLTLSRIVTVPLLVFFLWWPEWQAGYALGFATYCLMGFTDYFDGYLARSRGTVSKLGVFLDPIADKIMVAAVILILCAKELIPGIHMIAALIILLREIAVSGLREFLGGIQVSVPVSALAKWKTALQLTSLGGLILAGALPGWAWVHDTSLTMLWAAAALTLITGWDYLRVGLKHMDS; encoded by the coding sequence ATGCTGACGCTGCCAAACGTCCTGACGCTGTCGCGAATCGTCACCGTACCGCTGCTGGTGTTCTTCCTGTGGTGGCCGGAATGGCAGGCCGGATATGCGCTTGGATTCGCCACCTACTGCCTGATGGGATTCACCGATTATTTCGACGGCTATCTCGCGCGGTCGCGGGGGACGGTGTCGAAGCTGGGCGTGTTCCTCGATCCGATCGCCGACAAGATTATGGTCGCCGCGGTGATCCTGATTCTCTGCGCCAAGGAACTGATCCCCGGCATCCACATGATCGCCGCGCTGATCATCCTGCTGCGCGAGATCGCGGTGTCGGGGCTGCGCGAGTTTCTGGGCGGCATCCAGGTATCGGTGCCGGTGTCGGCGCTCGCGAAGTGGAAGACAGCATTGCAGCTGACGTCGCTGGGCGGGCTGATTCTTGCGGGCGCGCTGCCAGGATGGGCGTGGGTGCATGATACCAGCCTCACGATGCTTTGGGCAGCGGCGGCGCTGACGCTGATCACCGGCTGGGACTATCTGCGCGTCGGCCTCAAGCATATGGATAGTTGA
- a CDS encoding tyrosine-type recombinase/integrase, producing MGKLSALRVKSAKPGRHADGDGLYLLVKESGSRSWMLRVQVDGKRRDIGLGSASVLGLADARDKAAEMRKLAKSGVDPVAERKKKPVAIPTFEQATRDCHAELKKGWKNQKHIDSWLASMINHIVPAIGDKPVDAVTSIMVRDAIAPIWMEMPETAQRILQRIGVVLDFAHIKGWRPDETSLRSVRKGLPRQPNVENHFEAMPYADVPDYMAKLAGAVETVGRDALRFTILTAVRSNETRFANWAEIDREKATWSIPASRMKMKQPHVVPLSTDAMAIINRRWEARTHDAGLIFPSTLKKPGGEERPISDMTMTKVLREDKVVGFTVHGFRSSFTDWAAEETNFRKEIVDKALAHKLPDRVEAAYRRTDFFEKRKKLMDAWARYVTGHQAVTKLAAVA from the coding sequence GTGGGCAAGCTATCTGCATTGCGGGTGAAATCGGCAAAGCCTGGCCGTCATGCGGATGGCGATGGCCTGTATCTGCTGGTTAAGGAGAGCGGCTCGCGATCGTGGATGCTGCGCGTGCAGGTCGACGGCAAGCGGCGTGACATAGGGCTCGGATCAGCCAGTGTTCTGGGTCTCGCGGATGCGCGGGACAAGGCTGCAGAGATGCGCAAGCTGGCTAAATCCGGCGTAGACCCTGTCGCCGAGCGGAAGAAGAAGCCTGTCGCGATCCCGACCTTCGAGCAGGCGACGCGAGATTGTCATGCGGAGCTGAAGAAGGGTTGGAAGAACCAGAAGCACATCGACTCCTGGCTTGCGAGCATGATCAATCACATCGTTCCAGCGATTGGGGACAAACCTGTCGACGCCGTCACGAGCATCATGGTTCGCGACGCGATTGCGCCGATCTGGATGGAGATGCCCGAGACAGCGCAGCGCATTTTACAGCGGATTGGCGTGGTGCTGGACTTTGCCCATATCAAGGGCTGGCGACCGGATGAGACGTCGCTTCGTTCAGTCCGCAAGGGACTGCCGCGGCAACCGAATGTCGAGAACCATTTCGAAGCGATGCCCTACGCCGATGTGCCCGACTATATGGCGAAGCTCGCTGGCGCGGTTGAGACGGTGGGGCGTGATGCCCTGCGCTTCACAATCCTAACCGCCGTCCGGTCGAACGAAACGCGCTTTGCGAACTGGGCTGAGATCGACCGCGAGAAAGCCACTTGGAGCATCCCGGCTAGCCGAATGAAGATGAAGCAGCCGCACGTGGTGCCGCTTTCGACTGACGCGATGGCGATCATCAACCGCCGTTGGGAAGCGAGGACCCACGACGCCGGCCTGATTTTCCCTTCGACCCTGAAGAAGCCCGGGGGCGAGGAGCGCCCCATCAGTGACATGACGATGACCAAGGTGCTGCGCGAGGATAAGGTCGTTGGCTTCACCGTGCATGGGTTCCGCAGTTCTTTCACGGACTGGGCGGCCGAAGAAACCAACTTCCGGAAGGAGATCGTCGACAAGGCGCTGGCGCACAAGCTGCCCGATCGCGTCGAAGCCGCGTATCGTCGCACTGACTTCTTCGAAAAGCGGAAAAAGCTGATGGATGCGTGGGCTCGCTATGTCACCGGTCATCAGGCGGTGACGAAATTGGCGGCTGTTGCGTGA
- a CDS encoding hydrogen peroxide-inducible genes activator, producing the protein MAQTYLPTLKQLQYLVALKDHGHFGRAAEACFVTQSTLSAGLRELETLIGVVLVERTRRVVRFTPLGERIVDKARRVLREADELADLARAAGRPLSGEMRMSVIPTIAPFLLPRILPRLRRDYPDLKLFLREEPSGAACESLHTGRTDCVLLALPYACGDVETAPLFDDPLFVAFPEGEYEPDHASVTASEIDETRLLLLEDGHCLKDHALAACNRPELRAEATMLGTSLHTMVQMVDNGLGVTMLPEMAIAAGILDHTHITARPLQADNPSRRIALVWRRASPRERDFRLLADVLAQAGTDAD; encoded by the coding sequence ATGGCGCAGACCTACCTCCCCACGCTCAAGCAGCTGCAATATCTGGTTGCGCTCAAGGACCATGGCCATTTCGGGCGCGCGGCGGAGGCGTGTTTCGTCACGCAATCGACCCTGTCCGCCGGCCTGCGCGAGCTGGAGACGCTGATCGGCGTCGTGCTGGTCGAGCGCACGCGCCGCGTCGTCCGCTTCACGCCGCTGGGTGAGCGGATCGTCGACAAGGCGCGGCGCGTGCTGCGCGAAGCCGACGAACTCGCCGATCTCGCCCGCGCCGCCGGGCGCCCGCTGTCGGGCGAGATGCGGATGAGCGTCATCCCGACGATTGCACCATTTCTGCTCCCCCGCATCCTCCCCAGGCTGCGACGCGACTATCCCGACCTCAAGCTGTTCCTGCGCGAGGAGCCGAGCGGCGCGGCGTGCGAGAGCCTGCACACGGGGCGTACCGACTGCGTGCTCCTCGCCCTGCCCTATGCCTGCGGCGACGTCGAAACCGCGCCGCTGTTCGACGACCCGCTGTTCGTCGCCTTTCCCGAGGGCGAGTATGAGCCCGACCACGCCAGCGTCACCGCGAGCGAGATCGACGAGACACGGCTGCTGCTGCTCGAGGATGGCCACTGCCTCAAGGATCATGCTCTCGCCGCGTGCAACCGCCCCGAATTGCGCGCCGAGGCGACGATGCTCGGCACCTCGCTGCACACGATGGTCCAGATGGTCGACAACGGCTTGGGGGTGACGATGCTGCCCGAGATGGCGATCGCTGCCGGCATCCTCGACCACACCCATATCACCGCCCGCCCGCTTCAGGCGGACAATCCGTCACGCCGCATCGCACTGGTGTGGCGTAGGGCGAGCCCGCGGGAGCGCGATTTCAGGTTGCTGGCGGACGTATTGGCCCAGGCTGGAACCGACGCCGACTAG
- a CDS encoding MFS transporter has translation MNNALGLLKERRFLPLFVTQFLGAFNDNLFKTAMVLFATYQVLNDPETEFVFNALATGVALLPFVLLSALSGQLADTYDKAQIIRIVKTAEIGIMIFGGCGIIVAKLGYPMVGVGMMLGAVLMLGTHSTFFGPIKYAILPQHLKEDEVLGGTGMVEAATYLSILLGTVIAGWVSIETAGWLTLIVAFIGWFTGRMVPAAPRQGAKLKLNFNPFTASWRLISNTMHIPRLFWAICAISFFWTMGSVLIVIFTPLAKNVLTSDERVASLMIATFSVGVAIGSVIINAMLKGEISAKYSPISVIAMAGFVVAFSFESKFWIPAAPGQLYDMLGFIAMPQAWLVLATLMAIAIAGGMFVVPLYAFLTTTVTKDQTARTVAANNIVNAFGMVLGALMVIGITALGVGPSNQLLFVAGMAIVSAWIAQKLHRACD, from the coding sequence ATGAACAACGCGCTCGGACTGCTCAAGGAGCGCCGGTTTCTCCCCCTGTTCGTCACGCAGTTCCTGGGGGCCTTCAACGACAATCTGTTCAAGACTGCGATGGTGTTGTTCGCCACCTATCAGGTGCTGAACGACCCGGAGACGGAGTTCGTGTTCAACGCGCTCGCCACCGGCGTAGCGCTGCTCCCCTTCGTCCTGCTTTCCGCGCTATCGGGCCAGCTCGCGGATACCTATGACAAGGCGCAGATCATCCGCATCGTAAAAACGGCGGAGATCGGCATCATGATCTTCGGCGGGTGCGGCATCATCGTCGCCAAGCTCGGCTATCCGATGGTCGGGGTCGGCATGATGCTGGGCGCGGTGTTGATGCTCGGTACGCACTCCACCTTTTTCGGTCCGATCAAATACGCGATTCTGCCCCAGCATCTGAAGGAGGACGAGGTGCTTGGCGGCACGGGTATGGTCGAGGCCGCGACCTATCTGTCGATCCTGCTCGGCACCGTCATCGCCGGCTGGGTGTCGATCGAGACTGCGGGCTGGCTGACGCTGATCGTCGCATTCATCGGCTGGTTCACCGGCCGCATGGTCCCCGCTGCCCCGCGCCAGGGGGCGAAGCTCAAGCTCAATTTCAACCCGTTCACCGCGTCGTGGCGGCTGATCTCAAACACGATGCACATCCCCCGCCTGTTCTGGGCGATCTGTGCGATCAGCTTCTTCTGGACGATGGGATCGGTACTGATCGTCATCTTCACCCCGCTGGCGAAGAATGTGCTGACCTCCGACGAGCGCGTGGCGAGCCTGATGATCGCGACCTTCTCGGTCGGCGTGGCGATCGGGTCGGTGATCATCAACGCGATGCTGAAGGGGGAGATTTCGGCGAAATACTCGCCGATCTCGGTCATTGCGATGGCGGGGTTCGTCGTCGCCTTCTCGTTCGAATCGAAATTCTGGATCCCTGCCGCGCCCGGCCAGCTCTACGACATGCTCGGTTTCATCGCGATGCCTCAGGCATGGCTGGTGCTGGCAACGCTGATGGCAATCGCCATCGCTGGCGGCATGTTCGTGGTGCCGCTCTACGCATTCCTCACCACGACTGTGACGAAGGATCAGACCGCGCGCACCGTGGCGGCGAACAATATCGTCAACGCGTTCGGGATGGTGCTGGGTGCGCTTATGGTGATCGGCATCACCGCGCTGGGCGTCGGCCCGTCGAATCAGCTGTTGTTCGTGGCGGGCATGGCCATTGTCTCGGCCTGGATCGCCCAGAAGCTGCACCGCGCCTGCGATTGA
- a CDS encoding molybdenum cofactor biosynthesis protein MoaE, with product MIRISVDLAPIDVGVELAGIEECGAGGIASFIGVVRGEDGVTCLELEHYPGMTEAVLCDLAEQAMARWRLVSAVIVHRVGSMEPGERIVLVATAAAHRGAALEACAFLIDRLKTEAPFWKRERRGEHSAWVDARVSDAETAARWLD from the coding sequence ATGATCCGCATCTCGGTCGATCTCGCGCCGATCGACGTCGGCGTCGAACTTGCCGGAATTGAAGAGTGCGGGGCTGGAGGGATTGCCAGCTTCATCGGCGTGGTGCGCGGCGAGGATGGCGTCACTTGCCTGGAGCTGGAACATTATCCCGGCATGACCGAAGCCGTGCTGTGCGACCTCGCCGAACAGGCGATGGCGCGCTGGAGGCTGGTGTCGGCAGTGATCGTCCACCGCGTCGGGTCGATGGAGCCGGGCGAGCGGATCGTGCTGGTCGCGACCGCAGCGGCACATCGCGGTGCGGCGCTGGAGGCGTGTGCGTTCCTGATCGACCGACTCAAGACCGAGGCGCCGTTCTGGAAGCGGGAGCGCCGCGGGGAGCATAGCGCATGGGTTGATGCACGAGTCAGTGATGCGGAGACGGCGGCTCGCTGGCTCGACTAG